In Primulina eburnea isolate SZY01 chromosome 5, ASM2296580v1, whole genome shotgun sequence, a single window of DNA contains:
- the LOC140832839 gene encoding cyclin-B2-3-like, with protein MGGSDENFPGIIRPSNIQGVGPNRRALSAINKNIIRDPTYPCAVHKRGVLTEKNVAENKNPVIPLHRPVTRIFAAQLAGKDYHPSAEEIRPTIQLDVSINQSKDYNIIDEVDQTPVDDDDVPMYVQHTEAMLEEIYEMDAEIEMEDIDEEVTMVDIDSCDKKNPLAVAEYIDDIYAYYKKTESLSCVPSNYMENQSDINERMRGILIDWLIEVHYKFELMEETLYLTVNLIDRFLALQSVVRKKLQLVGVTAMLLACKYEEVSVPVVEDLILISDRAYCRKEVLDMEKLMVNTLKFNLSVPTPYVFMRRFLKAAKSDKTLELLSFFTIELCLVESEMLKFPPSLLAAAAIYTAQCALNGISQWSKTLEKHTSYLENQLLECANLMATFHKNAGTGKLTGVHKKYSTSKYGYAAKSKPAVFLIDAAEP; from the exons ATGGGTGGATCGGATGAGAATTTTCCGGGAATAATCAGGCCCTCAAACATTCAAG GAGTTGGGCCAAATAGGAGGGCGTTGAGTGCAATCAATAAGAATATCATAAGAGATCCTACTTATCCTTGTGCTGTACACAAAAGAGGCGTTTTGACAGA GAAAAATGTTGCTGAAAATAAGAATCCTGTTATTCCATTGCATCGTCCCGTCACTAG AATTTTTGCTGCACAATTGGCTGGAAAAGATTATCATCCATCAGCTGAG GAAATCAGGCCAACAATTCAACTAGATGTGAGTATCAATCAATCAAAGGACTACAATATTATTGATGAAGTGGACCAAACACCcgtggatgatgatgatgtgcCAATGTATGTGCAGCACACAGAAGCGATGCTGGAAGAAATATATGAGATG GATGCGGAAATTGAAATGGAAGACATTGATGAAGAGGTGACGATGGTTGACATAGACAGTTGTGATAAGAAGAATCCACTTGCCGTTGCTGAGTATATTGATGATATATATGCTTATTACAAGAAGACAGAG AGCTTAAGCTGTGTCCCATCAAACTACATGGAAAACCAATCTGATATTAATGAAAGAATGCGAGGCATTCTTATTGACTGGCTGATTGAG GTGCATTACAAGTTTGAACTGATGGAGGAGACGCTGTACCTAACTGTCAATCTCATCGATAGATTTTTAGCATTACAGTCGGTTGTGAGAAAGAAACTGCAGCTTGTTGGAGTGACTGCCATGCTCCTTGCTTGCAAATACGAAGAAGTTTCTGTTCCTGTTGTGGAGGATCTTATACTGATATCTGACAGAGCTTACTGCAGAAAAGAAGTTCTCGATATG GAGAAACTGATGGTCAATACCTTAAAATTTAATCTCTCTGTGCCAACACCGTATGTTTTCATGAGACGCTTTTTAAAAGCTGCTAAATCCGACAAAACG TTGGAGTTACTATCCTTCTTCACAATCGAACTCTGCCTCGTTGAGAGTGAGATGCTGAAGTTCCCACCATCTTTATTAGCTGCTGCTGCTATTTACACTGCTCAATGTGCTCTCAACGGTATTAGCCAATGGAGCAAGACACTCGAAAAACATACAAGCTACCTGGAAAACCAGCTTCT GGAATGTGCAAACCTTATGGCGACTTTTCATAAGAATGCCGGAACTGGTAAACTTACTGGTGTACACAAGAAGTACAGTACTTCGAAATATGGCTACGCTGCAAAGAGTAAACCTGCTGTTTTTCTTATAGATGCAGCAGAGCCTTAG